Proteins encoded by one window of Mangrovibacterium diazotrophicum:
- a CDS encoding DUF4395 family protein: MQNLSKARIYRIKCQGFSGYSDEDVSQLAFANKFPVVICATLLAIGVALASIPILSFLLLVSFLSLILPYNPFDYLYNFGVRKLINKPFLPPRSRQFKFACTLATLWISLHIFLFAMGYTTAGYISGGLMFCVPFLVATIDLCIPSMIYNYLFNVKIE, from the coding sequence ATGCAGAACCTATCGAAAGCCCGCATCTATAGGATCAAGTGCCAGGGATTTTCCGGCTACTCCGATGAGGACGTTTCTCAACTGGCCTTTGCCAACAAGTTTCCGGTAGTCATTTGTGCAACCCTTCTGGCCATTGGCGTAGCGCTGGCAAGTATCCCAATCTTGTCTTTTCTGCTGCTCGTATCCTTTTTGTCACTAATTCTCCCCTACAATCCGTTTGACTACCTCTATAACTTCGGCGTACGGAAGCTAATCAACAAGCCCTTCTTACCTCCGCGATCCAGGCAATTCAAGTTTGCCTGTACCCTGGCAACGCTGTGGATCAGCCTGCATATTTTTCTGTTTGCCATGGGATACACCACTGCCGGATACATTTCGGGCGGGCTGATGTTTTGCGTACCGTTCCTGGTAGCTACAATTGATTTATGCATTCCCTCGATGATTTACAACTACCTGTTTAATGTGAAAATTGAATGA
- a CDS encoding ABC transporter ATP-binding protein gives MAAFLELRNVSKSYGQGANRVEVLKNINLTVEEGEFIAIVGFTGSGKTTLINLIAGLIEPDQGEILLKGEKITGPGPDRGVVFQNYSLLPWLSVSGNVDMAVKQVFPKMNKEQRQRHVEHFIEMVNLSPALHKKPSELSGGMRQRVSVARALAMDPEVLLLDEPLSALDALTRGSLQIEIERIWRESKKTVLLITNDVDEGILLADRVIPLKPGPKATLGTEFPIGFARPRDKAAINSDDNFKKERNDINNYLMEIGKHRVVANAKKYDLPMLEPKIPGTGKLFNPKPNL, from the coding sequence ATGGCTGCATTTTTAGAACTACGCAATGTATCGAAAAGTTACGGGCAAGGCGCCAACCGCGTCGAAGTCCTGAAAAATATAAATCTCACTGTTGAAGAGGGCGAATTTATTGCAATCGTTGGATTTACCGGTAGCGGCAAAACCACCCTCATCAACCTGATTGCCGGACTGATTGAACCGGACCAGGGTGAGATTCTGCTGAAAGGCGAAAAGATCACAGGTCCCGGCCCCGACCGCGGCGTGGTATTTCAAAACTACTCGCTGCTTCCCTGGCTCAGTGTTTCGGGCAATGTGGATATGGCCGTTAAACAAGTGTTCCCAAAAATGAACAAAGAGCAACGCCAACGGCATGTGGAGCACTTCATCGAAATGGTGAACCTCAGCCCGGCTTTGCACAAAAAGCCGTCGGAGCTGTCGGGTGGTATGCGCCAGCGCGTATCGGTTGCCCGTGCCCTGGCAATGGATCCGGAAGTTTTGTTGCTTGACGAACCGTTGAGTGCTTTGGATGCCTTGACCCGCGGATCACTTCAAATCGAGATTGAACGTATCTGGCGCGAGTCGAAGAAAACGGTGCTTTTGATTACCAACGATGTGGATGAAGGCATCCTGTTGGCCGACCGGGTGATTCCGTTGAAACCAGGTCCCAAAGCAACCCTGGGAACCGAATTCCCGATTGGATTCGCACGGCCTCGCGACAAGGCGGCAATCAACTCGGACGACAACTTTAAAAAGGAACGCAACGACATCAACAACTACCTGATGGAAATCGGGAAACACCGAGTTGTTGCCAATGCGAAAAAATATGATTTACCGATGCTGGAACCCAAGATTCCGGGAACCGGAAAATTGTTTAACCCAAAACCAAATTTATAA
- a CDS encoding aldo/keto reductase, with product MKRRDFIKQTAAAMAALSVTGLTTSFTKDGVPYRKLGKTGMDVSLLGVGGYHIGDRFITESDSIKLIREALDNGINFLDNAWHYNNGRSEELMGKALLDGYRNKAILMTKHHGRDPKTAQEHLETSLRRLQTDYLDLWQFHEIESMDSVDKIYSSGVLDFVVKKRDEGVIRHIGFTGHSRPEIHRAMIEKGFEWETVQMPINVLDHHYSSFSQEIIPLLVERNIGIIGMKSVASGAIVKEGIATIEECLRFAMTLPTSSVVSGMNNLEHFRHNLEIVRNFKPMTEDEIATLLDKTLDHAQGGKHEWYKDKV from the coding sequence ATGAAACGTCGCGATTTTATCAAACAGACAGCGGCCGCAATGGCTGCACTCTCGGTTACCGGACTGACAACATCGTTTACAAAGGATGGTGTTCCGTACCGCAAACTGGGTAAAACCGGGATGGATGTGTCGTTGCTTGGAGTGGGAGGGTATCATATTGGCGATCGCTTTATCACGGAATCGGATTCGATTAAGCTGATTCGGGAAGCACTGGACAACGGGATCAACTTCCTGGATAATGCCTGGCACTACAACAATGGCCGCAGCGAGGAGTTGATGGGAAAAGCACTGCTGGATGGTTACCGCAACAAAGCGATCTTGATGACCAAGCACCACGGGCGTGATCCGAAAACGGCACAGGAACATTTGGAAACCAGTCTTCGTCGCTTACAAACCGATTACCTCGATTTGTGGCAGTTTCATGAGATTGAAAGCATGGATTCAGTGGACAAAATCTATTCAAGCGGCGTACTCGATTTTGTGGTGAAGAAGCGCGATGAAGGCGTGATTCGGCACATCGGCTTTACAGGTCACAGCCGCCCGGAAATTCACCGCGCGATGATCGAAAAAGGCTTTGAATGGGAAACGGTACAGATGCCGATTAATGTACTCGACCACCATTATTCCAGCTTCTCGCAGGAGATTATTCCTTTGCTGGTGGAACGGAATATTGGTATCATCGGTATGAAGTCGGTGGCTTCGGGCGCTATCGTAAAAGAGGGAATCGCGACAATTGAAGAGTGTCTTCGTTTTGCGATGACCTTGCCAACTTCGAGCGTGGTTTCGGGAATGAATAATCTGGAGCATTTTCGCCATAATCTGGAGATTGTGCGTAACTTTAAGCCGATGACCGAGGACGAGATTGCGACTCTGCTGGACAAGACTTTGGATCACGCACAAGGCGGAAAACACGAATGGTATAAGGATAAAGTCTGA
- a CDS encoding magnesium transporter CorA family protein, with translation MLKIFKSFGGYIEIPQAEKGCWINVVQPSPAEIQQLQEEFDVPEDLIRDILDVDERPRYEIDDDWSLIILRIPVESPHNGVPYNTLPLGIVTINGVTITLCSTPNEVLPFEQSALYRGQNQLIHDEVNFIIKLFLRSGTTYLRYLKQINQQTARIEDELERSIQNKELNKLLKMEKCLVYFITSLKANEIVLAKLRNSLKRNLNEVNEDLLEDAIIENKQALEMSQIYSDIQAGMMDAFASVISNNLNVVMKQLASISIILMIPTLIASLYGMNVPNAFENSKWAFPIIIAISVFMSGLGVFIFRKKDLF, from the coding sequence ATGTTAAAAATCTTCAAAAGCTTCGGTGGATACATTGAAATTCCGCAAGCAGAAAAAGGTTGTTGGATCAATGTTGTTCAACCATCACCCGCCGAAATTCAGCAATTACAAGAAGAATTTGATGTTCCCGAGGATCTGATCCGGGATATTCTCGACGTGGATGAACGACCGCGTTACGAAATTGACGACGATTGGTCACTGATCATCTTACGTATTCCGGTTGAAAGCCCGCACAATGGCGTTCCCTACAACACCTTGCCTTTAGGAATTGTCACCATCAACGGTGTTACTATCACACTTTGCTCAACACCGAACGAGGTTTTGCCCTTTGAACAATCAGCCCTTTACCGTGGACAAAACCAGCTGATTCACGATGAGGTCAATTTCATCATTAAGCTATTCCTGCGCTCGGGAACCACTTACCTGCGTTACCTGAAGCAAATCAATCAGCAGACTGCGCGGATTGAGGATGAGCTGGAGCGCTCCATTCAGAACAAAGAGCTGAACAAACTGCTTAAAATGGAGAAATGCCTGGTTTATTTCATCACCTCACTGAAAGCCAATGAAATTGTACTGGCCAAGTTGCGGAACAGCCTCAAACGAAATTTGAACGAGGTGAACGAAGATTTGCTGGAGGATGCGATCATCGAAAACAAGCAGGCTTTGGAAATGTCGCAAATCTACTCCGACATCCAGGCAGGCATGATGGATGCTTTTGCATCGGTGATTTCAAACAACCTGAACGTGGTGATGAAGCAGCTGGCTTCCATTTCCATCATTTTGATGATCCCGACTTTAATTGCCAGTTTGTACGGAATGAATGTCCCGAATGCCTTTGAAAATTCAAAGTGGGCTTTCCCGATCATCATTGCCATCTCCGTGTTCATGTCCGGGCTGGGTGTCTTCATTTTCCGAAAGAAAGATCTTTTCTAA
- a CDS encoding Crp/Fnr family transcriptional regulator, which produces MQANNYGCLTCVNSNCLIKKHIDNEAVREYLHRKNTFNCNQGQQFILEGAPVSGLYFIYQGAVKVYRQTPNKESQIIRFSKNGEIVGHRGFGTNYVYDISAAALKDTILCNFATDVLIEMLHKAPPLMFDFMLFYADQLQKSEANAKRFVQMSVRERVINGLLFIESKFGQTDGFINMTLSRRDIAEFAGTSTDQVIRVISALKKEGLLIAKGKKLGIPNIELFTEQLQETSYFLEG; this is translated from the coding sequence ATGCAAGCAAATAATTACGGATGCCTGACCTGTGTGAACTCCAATTGCCTGATCAAAAAGCACATTGACAATGAAGCTGTTCGTGAATATCTTCATCGAAAAAACACCTTCAATTGCAATCAGGGACAGCAATTTATCCTGGAAGGAGCACCTGTAAGCGGACTCTACTTTATTTACCAGGGAGCGGTGAAAGTGTACCGCCAAACCCCCAACAAAGAATCGCAGATCATTCGTTTTTCAAAAAACGGCGAGATTGTCGGACATCGGGGATTCGGTACCAACTATGTTTACGATATCAGCGCAGCAGCGTTGAAGGATACCATTTTGTGCAATTTCGCAACCGATGTACTAATTGAAATGCTGCACAAAGCGCCACCGCTCATGTTCGATTTTATGTTGTTTTATGCCGATCAACTGCAAAAAAGCGAAGCCAATGCCAAGCGATTTGTACAAATGTCGGTGCGCGAGCGCGTGATCAACGGCTTGTTGTTTATCGAGAGTAAGTTCGGGCAAACCGATGGTTTCATCAACATGACCCTCTCGCGCCGCGATATTGCTGAATTTGCCGGCACATCAACCGACCAGGTGATCCGCGTCATTTCAGCCTTAAAAAAAGAAGGTCTTTTGATTGCTAAGGGGAAAAAATTGGGAATCCCCAACATTGAACTGTTTACTGAGCAATTACAGGAAACCAGTTATTTCCTCGAGGGTTAA
- a CDS encoding ArnT family glycosyltransferase: MKKQAWLLPLILICLLVNVSGMLTPLVVNAAKYAQVAREILANHDWVNMTIAHEPYEQKPPMLFWIGASAFWLFGKSAVIYKAAVLLFSLIGAFATFKLGDLLYNRRTGQVAAFFWITSLGFVHFNSDIHTDTLLAVPVMLAIWQFAAYFKLKRELNFYLGVVFVGLAMLTKGPVGMVIPGAAVGAHLLLTKNFKGILNYRWLLAIPLAFIIILPALIGLFQHFGIEGIKFYFWTNNVGRVTGSYKGTNSDPFFYIHTTLWMIAPWMGFGFVGLFMQLREKILRRTPADVANEYYTLGGILFYLIIASIAKQKNPHYEMAVLPLILVIGARWALEIYEKSKLRMLKKIMSGIHLFIGVVLVVFVYPFLVYFFPDAKIWVWFVVVVLTGFYIYTITWKVTLHKQLTSLFLAISIFMFTLNAHILPRLAVYHSPLRACEVFNEEAKPEAELHIFTQQARYWGIFFYAKNYGRYLITEEDLQNAKLPAGDWLYTSAEGLTQLDEMQVPYKLVEEMDHRSLSRISMKFINPKTRASKTEKRYLVELE; the protein is encoded by the coding sequence ATGAAAAAGCAGGCATGGCTGTTGCCACTCATCTTAATTTGTTTGTTGGTAAATGTTTCGGGGATGCTAACCCCACTAGTGGTCAATGCTGCAAAATATGCGCAGGTAGCCCGCGAAATTTTAGCCAACCACGATTGGGTAAATATGACCATTGCACACGAGCCTTATGAGCAAAAACCACCCATGTTGTTTTGGATTGGTGCTTCGGCCTTTTGGTTGTTCGGCAAGTCGGCTGTGATCTATAAAGCTGCAGTGCTGCTGTTTTCGCTGATCGGTGCTTTCGCCACTTTCAAGTTAGGCGATCTGCTTTACAACCGGCGTACCGGGCAGGTGGCTGCTTTTTTCTGGATAACCAGCCTCGGCTTTGTACACTTTAACAGCGATATTCACACGGATACCTTGCTGGCAGTGCCTGTGATGCTGGCGATTTGGCAATTTGCCGCTTACTTCAAATTGAAACGCGAACTGAATTTTTACCTGGGCGTGGTGTTTGTTGGTTTAGCAATGCTGACAAAAGGTCCCGTCGGGATGGTCATTCCCGGAGCCGCTGTTGGTGCGCATCTGTTGCTGACCAAAAACTTCAAGGGCATCTTGAATTACCGTTGGTTGCTGGCCATTCCGTTGGCATTCATTATCATCCTTCCCGCTTTGATTGGTTTGTTCCAACACTTCGGGATAGAAGGGATTAAATTCTATTTCTGGACCAATAACGTCGGGCGGGTAACTGGTAGCTACAAAGGAACCAACTCCGATCCTTTCTTTTACATCCATACCACACTTTGGATGATTGCTCCCTGGATGGGTTTCGGATTTGTTGGCCTGTTTATGCAGCTGCGTGAGAAAATACTGAGACGTACGCCTGCCGACGTCGCAAATGAATATTACACCCTAGGTGGAATCCTGTTTTACTTGATCATCGCTTCGATTGCGAAGCAGAAGAACCCGCATTACGAGATGGCTGTTTTGCCGTTGATCCTGGTAATTGGTGCACGTTGGGCACTGGAGATTTATGAGAAAAGCAAGCTCCGCATGCTGAAAAAAATAATGTCGGGTATTCACCTGTTCATCGGTGTTGTACTGGTAGTTTTCGTATATCCGTTCCTGGTGTATTTCTTCCCCGATGCCAAAATTTGGGTCTGGTTTGTAGTGGTGGTTTTAACAGGTTTCTATATCTACACAATCACTTGGAAAGTGACTTTGCACAAACAGCTAACCAGCCTTTTCCTGGCGATTTCAATTTTCATGTTCACGCTGAATGCGCATATCTTGCCACGACTGGCCGTTTATCATTCACCGTTGAGAGCCTGCGAAGTTTTCAATGAAGAGGCGAAGCCGGAAGCCGAACTGCATATCTTCACCCAACAAGCCCGCTATTGGGGAATCTTCTTCTATGCTAAAAATTACGGTCGTTACCTGATTACGGAAGAGGATCTGCAAAATGCCAAACTGCCTGCTGGCGATTGGTTGTATACCAGTGCCGAAGGTTTAACACAACTGGACGAAATGCAGGTGCCGTATAAATTGGTGGAAGAAATGGATCACCGGAGTTTGTCGCGGATTTCGATGAAATTCATCAATCCGAAAACGCGCGCCAGCAAAACAGAGAAACGCTATTTGGTCGAGTTGGAATAA
- a CDS encoding ABC transporter ATP-binding protein: MEVLTEEKVMLECRDIKKAYPTPKGDFVVLENFQLQVKESEFVSIIGHSGCGKSTLLTMIAGLNDITSGSITVANDPIQGAGPDRAVVFQSPSLFPWMTALENVLIGVKQVFPHATSNQRQDICKYYLSKVGLGDSFNKKAKDLSQGMKQRVGIARAFALKPKVLLLDEPFGMLDSMTRVELQDVLIDVWSKEQITAIMVTHDVDEAIFLSDRVIMMTSGPYAKVGEVANIKLNRPRDRKTVVEHPDFYKYRQQLLTFLDH; the protein is encoded by the coding sequence ATGGAAGTTCTGACTGAAGAAAAAGTGATGCTGGAATGCCGCGATATCAAAAAGGCATATCCCACACCCAAAGGAGATTTTGTGGTTTTGGAGAATTTCCAGCTACAGGTAAAAGAAAGCGAATTTGTATCGATTATCGGACACTCGGGCTGCGGCAAATCAACGCTTCTGACGATGATTGCCGGCCTGAACGACATCACCTCCGGATCGATCACGGTAGCCAACGACCCGATTCAGGGAGCGGGACCTGACCGGGCCGTGGTTTTCCAATCCCCCAGCCTGTTCCCCTGGATGACAGCACTGGAAAATGTATTGATTGGGGTGAAGCAGGTTTTTCCGCACGCCACCTCCAATCAGCGCCAGGATATTTGCAAATACTACCTCAGCAAAGTTGGTCTGGGCGACTCGTTCAATAAGAAGGCCAAAGACTTGTCGCAAGGGATGAAACAACGTGTGGGCATTGCCCGGGCATTTGCATTAAAGCCAAAAGTTTTATTACTTGACGAACCGTTTGGGATGCTCGATTCGATGACCCGCGTGGAGCTGCAGGACGTGTTAATTGACGTGTGGTCGAAAGAACAGATTACCGCGATCATGGTAACACACGACGTTGATGAAGCCATCTTCCTTTCGGACCGTGTGATTATGATGACCTCTGGCCCGTACGCGAAAGTCGGCGAGGTGGCCAACATCAAATTAAACCGTCCGCGCGACCGCAAAACGGTTGTTGAACATCCTGACTTTTACAAATACCGTCAGCAGCTACTGACATTTCTGGATCATTAA